Below is a genomic region from Xiphophorus hellerii strain 12219 chromosome 1, Xiphophorus_hellerii-4.1, whole genome shotgun sequence.
GTAGCCCTCGTAAACCAAAAGGTCTTGTGCTGTGCCATTCATAAcagagattaaataaaaatggtgaGGGAATGTTGATACGGGGGGAACAGAGATAGTGGGTGAGTGTTTCATAACTTTGTGGATAAAGAGCAGAAGCTTGTAATATTGAGGGGAAGGGGAAAAATCATTCAcccaaaaactgaaaatcatcAGTTTTGAGAATTACTATAAAAGACCTACAGCACTGATTTATCCAGGTCCAATGACCAAtacttgtgtaaaaaaaatgctattccAACCAAAACAATTGTGGTATTGATGAGCTAGATAAAACAACCGTAAATTGCAACTCAACCGTACTCAACCACAATagctaaaatttaattaaggacattttctcatttggtttgaaacaaaataaaaaatttgattttgtttaaaaggtTACTGAAATAGCAATAAACGTCTAAAATATAGCCCTtgacaaacaaactaaattgtAGTGTTCATTGGCAAATTGTGTTGGAAACAAGTTGGAATTTAACTTTAGCAATTCTGCTAAAACTGGTACAACCTTACATTGTTTCTCCAACATGTTATAAACCATAAGTCCTACAAGAGCTCCTAACTTGGATTCAATTAATATATTCATTCATAATATCATTTAGATAAACATGTTAGTGTTATTATTTATTCCCTGATGGACAGGATACACAATGAATGGGAACAATGGGTAAACTTAACCGTTGCTAATTGCTAATATTGTTCAAAAATACACTCACAACTACAGGgtgcttaaattaaattttatttattaaaagttaaTAAACTTTTGATAGTCCcccaaaattattatttgtaaagtgATATTTTGCAGtaatgtttgacatttaaatgCCAAACAGAGCATTAAACAGTTAGAGAGTTCCTGTTAGCCCCTACTCCACAATCAAGCATGAAGAGCGTAGACAGGTGATAAGGTCCATCAAAGGCTGAGAGACAAACACTGACAACTGCTATGTTTCtaatctcttcttcttcttctcatccAGAGAGACCTCATCAGCAGGATGCCTGAGCATGTGTGAGTGATTAAACTTCGCCTTCCCTTTATAGACCATTGGCTCagtcacaaacaaaacaaatattgctGCTTTACACTGAGATTGCTGTTAAATTGTTCCCCAATCTTCCTTTACAGACAAGAGGTAAGACTATTTCTTAACCAAGGAATAATTTAAATGAGAATGCCTTGGTGGAAATGACATACATCTACTGATAATCTCCTGCCCATGcagagaaaatcaaaaatttcaGCCTCAAGGAAGCTGATGCTGAAGGTAAGAAACATCACTGTCAAATActatattctgttttatttagtgtAGGCATTTGACCACAAGAGAGCAATAGGGATGGACAAATACCATGTATTCCTCTTCTAAGTGCACTTAGTCGTTATAGCTGGTCACTCGGTAAGGAGGTGGAGACATACAGTGCAACACAGCATAGAAAATAAGGCAcaaacacatacaaacacacatataaaggaattatttaatCTTACACAATTTTAAACTGTCAGTGGAAATCAGAGTTTCCAAAGAAAACCCAGGTAGAGTAAATGCACACCATGAACAAAACTGCAAGAGAACTTAAATCTCTCTTTCTGTAAGATGCTTTCAACCACATGCTGTAAGATGCTATTAACCCTACTTGCGTGGCAGCACTGGACCATGAGAACCATAAGAAcaaatgatttaatatttttagttctttcatttaaatttgaacCAAGAGTTGCTAAGAGAGATTTATTTGTCCAGAGCCTGATGGTGGCAAAGGCCAAGGAGGAACTGGAGCAGGAGATTCttgtcaaagaagaagaaaaacagaagtacCTTGCAGAGAAAGCGCCTCCTCTGAACACCGGTGGTTTCAGTCTTGCTCAACTTCAGGTACTAATCcacaaaatatacttttttccTATATGTTATTAAAACCTCCAAACCAGTCAACATGTGAAATTCTCTGAAATGTGTGTGTATTGTGTGTAGGATCTCTGTAGAGAGCTCCACGCAAAGATCGATGTGGTTGATGAGGAACGATATGACATTGAGGCCAAAGTCATGCTTAACACACGGGAGGTGGGTTAACAGTAACAA
It encodes:
- the tnni1a gene encoding troponin I, slow skeletal muscle — protein: MPEHVQERKSKISASRKLMLKSLMVAKAKEELEQEILVKEEEKQKYLAEKAPPLNTGGFSLAQLQDLCRELHAKIDVVDEERYDIEAKVMLNTREIKDLNIKVLDLRGKFKRPNLRRVRVSADAILRSLLGSKHKVSMDLRANLKSVKKEDTEKKRPVEDSDWRKNVEAMSGMEGRKKMFDAAKGSAQ